The following are from one region of the Mus musculus strain NOD/ShiLtJ chromosome 17 genomic scaffold, GRCm38.p6 alternate locus group NOD/ShiLtJ MMCHR17_CHO_IDD1 genome:
- the Tap1 gene encoding antigen peptide transporter 1 isoform 1 (isoform 1 is encoded by transcript variant 1; The RefSeq protein has 3 substitutions compared to this genomic sequence) has translation MAAHVWLAAALLLLVDWLLLRPMLPGIFSLLVPEVPLLRVWVVGLSRWAILGLGVRGVLGVTAGAHGWLAALQPLVAALSLALPGLALFRELAAWGTLREGDSAGLLYWNSRPDAFAISYVAALPAAALWHKLGSLWAPSGNRDAGDMLCRMLGFLGPKKRRLYLVLVLLILSCLGEMAIPFFTGRITDWILQDKTVPSFTRNIWLMSILTIASTALEFASDGIYNITMGHMHGRVHREVFRAVLRQETGFFLKNPAGSITSRVTEDTANVCESISGTLSLLLWYLGRALCLLVFMFWGSPYLTLVTLINLPLLFLLPKKLGKVHQSLAVKVQESLAKSTQVALEALSAMPTVRSFANEEGEAQKFRQKLEEMKTLNKKEALAYVAEVWTTSVSGMLLKVGILYLGGQLVIRGAVSSGNLVSFVLYQLQFTQAVQVLLSLYPSMQKAVGSSEKIFEYLDRTPCSPLSGSLAPSNMKGLVEFQDVSFAYPNQPKVQVLQGLTFTLHPGTVTALVGPNGSGKSTVAALLQNLYQPTGGQLLLDGQCLVQYDHHYLHTQVAAVGQEPLLFGRSFRENIAYGLNRTPTMEEITAVAVESGAHDFISGFPQGYDTEVGETGNQLSGGQRQAVALARALIRKPLLLILDDATSALDAGNQLRVQRLLYESPKRASRTVLLITQQLSLAEQAHHILFLREGSVGEQGTHLQLMKRGGCYRAMVEALAAPAD, from the exons ATGGCTGCGCACGTCTGGCTGGCGGCCGCCCTGCTCCTTCTGGTGGACTGGCTGCTGCTGCGGCCCATGCTCCCGGGAATCTTCTCCCTGTTGGTTCCCGAGGTGCCGCTGCTCCGGGTCTGGGTGGTGGGCCTGAGTCGCTGGGCCATCCTAGGACTAGGGGTCCGCGGGGTCCTCGGGGTCACCGCAGGAGcccatggctggctggctgctttGCAGCCGCTGGTGGCCGCACTGAGTTTGGCCCTGCCTGGACTTGCCTTGTTCCGAGAGCTGGCCGCCTGGGGAACACTCCGGGAGGGTGACAGCGCTGGATTACTGTACTGGAACAGTCGTCCAGATGCCTTCGCTATCAGTTATGTGGCAGCATTGCCCGCAGCCGCCCTGTGGCACAAGTTGGGGAGCCTCTGGGCGCCCAGCGGCAACAGGGACGCTGGAGACATGCTGTGTCGGATGCTGGGCTTCCTGGGCCCTAAGAAGAGACGTCTCTACCTGGTTCTGGTTCTCTTGATTCTCTCTTGCCTTG ggGAAATGGCCATTCCCTTCTTCACGGGCCGCATCACTGACTGGATTCTTCAGGATAAGACAGTTCCTAGCTTCACCCGCAACATATGGCTCATGTCCATTCTCACCATAGCCAG CACAGCGCTGGAGTTTGCAAGTGATGGAATCTACAACATCACCATGGGACACATGCACGGCCGTGTGCACAGAGAGGTGTTTCGGGCCGTCCTTCGCcaggagacagggtttttcctgAAGAACCCAGCAG GTTCCATCACATCTCGGGTGACTGAGGACACAGCCAACGTGTGCGAGTCCATTAGTGACACGCTGAGCCTGCTGCTGTGGTACCTGGGGCGAGCCCTGTGTCTCTTGGTGTTCATGTTTTGGGGGTCACCGTACCTCACTCTGGTCACCCTGATCAATCTGCCCCTGCTTTTTCTTTTGCCTAAGAAGCTGGGAAAAGTGCACCAG TCACTGGCAGTGAAGGTGCAGGAGTCTCTAGCAAAGTCCACGCAGGTGGCCCTTGAGGCCTTATCGGCGATGCCTACCGTGCGGAGCTTTGCCAACGAGGAGGGTGAGGCCCAGAAGTTCAGGCAGAAGTTGGAAGAAATGAAGACGCTAAACAAGAAGGAGGCCTTGGCTTACGTCGCTGAAGTCTGGACCACGAGT GTCTCGGGAATGCTGCTGAAGGTGGGAATTCTGTACCTGGGCGGGCAGCTGGTGATCAGAGGGACTGTCAGCAGCGGCAACCTTGTCTCATTCGTTCTCTACCAGCTTCAGTTCACCCAGGCTGTTCAG GTCCTGCTCTCCCTCTACCCCTCCATGCAGAAGGCTGTGGGCTCCTCAGAGAAAATATTCGAATACTTGGACCGGACTCCTTGCTCTCCACTCAGTGGCTCGTTGGCACCCTCAAACATGAAAGGCCTTGTGGAGTTCCAAGATGTCTCTTTTGCCTACCCAAACCAGCCCAAAGTCCAGGTGCTTCAG gggCTGACGTTCACCCTGCATCCTGGAACGGTGACAGCGTTGGTGGGACCCAATGGATCAGGGAAGAGCACCGTGGCTGCCCTGCTGCAGAACCTGTACCAGCCCACCGGGGGCCAGCTGCTGCTGGATGGCCAGCGCCTGGTCCAGTATGATCACCATTACCTGCACACTCAG GTGGCCGCAGTGGGACAAGAGCCGCTGCTATTTGGAAGAAGTTTTCGAGAAAATATTGCGTATGGCCTGAACCGGACTCCAACCATGGAGGAAATCACAGCTGTGGCCGTGGAGTCTGGAGCCCACGATTTCATCTCTGGGTTCCCTCAGGGCTATGACACAG AGGTAGGTGAGACTGGGAACCAGCTGTCAGGAGGTCAGCGACAGGCAGTGGCCTTGGCCCGAGCCTTGATCCGGAAGCCACTCCTGCTTATCTTGGATGATGCCACCAGTGCCCTGGATGCTGGCAACCAGCTACGG GTCCAGCGGCTCCTGTATGAGAGCCCCAAGCGGGCTTCTCGGACGGTTCTTCTTATCACCCAGCAGCTCAGCCTGGCAGAGCAGGCCCACCACATCCTCTTTCTCAGAGAAGGCTCTGTCGGCGAGCAGGGCACCCACCTGCAGCTCATGAAGAGAGGAGGGTGCTACCGGGCCATGGTAGAGGCTCTTGCGGCTCCTGCAGACTGA
- the Tap1 gene encoding antigen peptide transporter 1 isoform 2 (isoform 2 is encoded by transcript variant 2; The RefSeq protein has 2 substitutions compared to this genomic sequence) gives MAAHVWLAAALLLLVDWLLLRPMLPGIFSLLVPEVPLLRVWVVGLSRWAILGLGVRGVLGVTAGAHGWLAALQPLVAALSLALPGLALFRELAAWGTLREGDSAGLLYWNSRPDAFAISYVAALPAAALWHKLGSLWAPSGNRDAGDMLCRMLGFLGPKKRRLYLVLVLLILSCLGEMAIPFFTGRITDWILQDKTVPSFTRNIWLMSILTIASTALEFASDGIYNITMGHMHGRVHREVFRAVLRQETGFFLKNPAGSITSRVTEDTANVCESISGTLSLLLWYLGRALCLLVFMFWGSPYLTLVTLINLPLLFLLPKKLGKVHQSLAVKVQESLAKSTQVALEALSAMPTVRSFANEEGEAQKFRQKLEEMKTLNKKEALAYVAEVWTTSVSGMLLKLQFTQAVQVLLSLYPSMQKAVGSSEKIFEYLDRTPCSPLSGSLAPSNMKGLVEFQDVSFAYPNQPKVQVLQGLTFTLHPGTVTALVGPNGSGKSTVAALLQNLYQPTGGQLLLDGQCLVQYDHHYLHTQVAAVGQEPLLFGRSFRENIAYGLNRTPTMEEITAVAVESGAHDFISGFPQGYDTEVGETGNQLSGGQRQAVALARALIRKPLLLILDDATSALDAGNQLRVQRLLYESPKRASRTVLLITQQLSLAEQAHHILFLREGSVGEQGTHLQLMKRGGCYRAMVEALAAPAD, from the exons ATGGCTGCGCACGTCTGGCTGGCGGCCGCCCTGCTCCTTCTGGTGGACTGGCTGCTGCTGCGGCCCATGCTCCCGGGAATCTTCTCCCTGTTGGTTCCCGAGGTGCCGCTGCTCCGGGTCTGGGTGGTGGGCCTGAGTCGCTGGGCCATCCTAGGACTAGGGGTCCGCGGGGTCCTCGGGGTCACCGCAGGAGcccatggctggctggctgctttGCAGCCGCTGGTGGCCGCACTGAGTTTGGCCCTGCCTGGACTTGCCTTGTTCCGAGAGCTGGCCGCCTGGGGAACACTCCGGGAGGGTGACAGCGCTGGATTACTGTACTGGAACAGTCGTCCAGATGCCTTCGCTATCAGTTATGTGGCAGCATTGCCCGCAGCCGCCCTGTGGCACAAGTTGGGGAGCCTCTGGGCGCCCAGCGGCAACAGGGACGCTGGAGACATGCTGTGTCGGATGCTGGGCTTCCTGGGCCCTAAGAAGAGACGTCTCTACCTGGTTCTGGTTCTCTTGATTCTCTCTTGCCTTG ggGAAATGGCCATTCCCTTCTTCACGGGCCGCATCACTGACTGGATTCTTCAGGATAAGACAGTTCCTAGCTTCACCCGCAACATATGGCTCATGTCCATTCTCACCATAGCCAG CACAGCGCTGGAGTTTGCAAGTGATGGAATCTACAACATCACCATGGGACACATGCACGGCCGTGTGCACAGAGAGGTGTTTCGGGCCGTCCTTCGCcaggagacagggtttttcctgAAGAACCCAGCAG GTTCCATCACATCTCGGGTGACTGAGGACACAGCCAACGTGTGCGAGTCCATTAGTGACACGCTGAGCCTGCTGCTGTGGTACCTGGGGCGAGCCCTGTGTCTCTTGGTGTTCATGTTTTGGGGGTCACCGTACCTCACTCTGGTCACCCTGATCAATCTGCCCCTGCTTTTTCTTTTGCCTAAGAAGCTGGGAAAAGTGCACCAG TCACTGGCAGTGAAGGTGCAGGAGTCTCTAGCAAAGTCCACGCAGGTGGCCCTTGAGGCCTTATCGGCGATGCCTACCGTGCGGAGCTTTGCCAACGAGGAGGGTGAGGCCCAGAAGTTCAGGCAGAAGTTGGAAGAAATGAAGACGCTAAACAAGAAGGAGGCCTTGGCTTACGTCGCTGAAGTCTGGACCACGAGT GTCTCGGGAATGCTGCTGAAG CTTCAGTTCACCCAGGCTGTTCAG GTCCTGCTCTCCCTCTACCCCTCCATGCAGAAGGCTGTGGGCTCCTCAGAGAAAATATTCGAATACTTGGACCGGACTCCTTGCTCTCCACTCAGTGGCTCGTTGGCACCCTCAAACATGAAAGGCCTTGTGGAGTTCCAAGATGTCTCTTTTGCCTACCCAAACCAGCCCAAAGTCCAGGTGCTTCAG gggCTGACGTTCACCCTGCATCCTGGAACGGTGACAGCGTTGGTGGGACCCAATGGATCAGGGAAGAGCACCGTGGCTGCCCTGCTGCAGAACCTGTACCAGCCCACCGGGGGCCAGCTGCTGCTGGATGGCCAGCGCCTGGTCCAGTATGATCACCATTACCTGCACACTCAG GTGGCCGCAGTGGGACAAGAGCCGCTGCTATTTGGAAGAAGTTTTCGAGAAAATATTGCGTATGGCCTGAACCGGACTCCAACCATGGAGGAAATCACAGCTGTGGCCGTGGAGTCTGGAGCCCACGATTTCATCTCTGGGTTCCCTCAGGGCTATGACACAG AGGTAGGTGAGACTGGGAACCAGCTGTCAGGAGGTCAGCGACAGGCAGTGGCCTTGGCCCGAGCCTTGATCCGGAAGCCACTCCTGCTTATCTTGGATGATGCCACCAGTGCCCTGGATGCTGGCAACCAGCTACGG GTCCAGCGGCTCCTGTATGAGAGCCCCAAGCGGGCTTCTCGGACGGTTCTTCTTATCACCCAGCAGCTCAGCCTGGCAGAGCAGGCCCACCACATCCTCTTTCTCAGAGAAGGCTCTGTCGGCGAGCAGGGCACCCACCTGCAGCTCATGAAGAGAGGAGGGTGCTACCGGGCCATGGTAGAGGCTCTTGCGGCTCCTGCAGACTGA